A single Hylaeus volcanicus isolate JK05 unplaced genomic scaffold, UHH_iyHylVolc1.0_haploid 12221, whole genome shotgun sequence DNA region contains:
- the LOC128883519 gene encoding uncharacterized protein LOC128883519 isoform X1 — protein MLYFDNVVFLTKERYSMERHSSWDNLSQKDIASPCHSVKSLLQTSRTNLSPYQTSSQIFTMLDSKKCTDTHQRHQLPDWMKDLRRQEKLLSQKRRITNEKPVMNLVRRVNDTEPSETCLKTTQDNLVKNLEAQEETYSNTTTLTLEPFPPTFPKDGAEIKSEQHLVHNGRPTLQEVHLNKGSNVPNARPFAINPVEFNDCLHVKGSVPDNLGEASQEPNGNAARQACGPIDEGVTTQFDSVENSQSGIAKECDCSIPCIGSCKRSQGLGTQSHENETIGNFNQVLMNENQRHGGEVSGFSQNTALRENKAQLNHLDEYIQSSEGLLEIISTLTDALPQLKTAMEEKEGSLDQIMKVVASMKTTLTDCVSALENMCDTTASYSKCVKHVKEQKLKKNDTIEKHVKIVEESFSKSATFKQTLCVVNDMIEEVEKQNDLVQSRLSHLEKDVTREATKPCNTLVLTDSGRDLQNYRTQAQEDHFYAQKHVEELLERLKLKSIPKCIGCRGYEEKTNPRKQKKKCVSYPDITRSFHKNITEQFSTSLSNSSSCSKTKKTSFKKKKPSQLNIVYSPSPSLYEQDQFQNKVERTNGPNNLSSSDSSLSVTQSQCPYYLSVGSHNLPSNIVSVPSPPALPQQQISVIEDNFEKEKLSREHFSDEKKNIDYSLKDANRPEQYLEKPPMGEHFLIDPNMREGSLEKFKLRDQSLVEQSQGEHFSTQAPVNGSSCKNKISRQRSATEDCASFHKSSSPSSSQSLQGPELEASCPIQNQSLQPLETPMLRSTSSCCVAGKSAADLFQDVEDEFDSLFTNY, from the exons ATGCTGTATTTTGACAACGTGGTTTTTCTTACAAAAGAGCGCTACTCAATGGAAAGACATAGTTCATGGGATAATTTGTCTCAAAAAGACATAGCATCTCCTTGCCACTCAGTCAAATCGTTACTTCAAACATCCCGAACGAATTTATCACCTTATCAAACCTCATCTCAGATTTTTACCATGCTGGATTCTAAAAAATGTACCGATACTCATCAAAGACATCAGTTACCTGATTGGATGAAAGATTTGAGGCgtcaagaaaaattattaagtcAAAAAAGACGTATTACAAATGAGAAACCAGTCATGAATCTTGTACGTCGTGTGAATGATACAGAGCCCTCTGAAACATGTTTGAAAACGACTCAGGATAATCTCGTTAAGAATTTAGAGGCGCAGGAAGAAACGTATAGTAACACGACAACACTTACCCTAGAGCCCTTTCCTCCAACGTTTCCTAAGGATGGAGCTGAGATCAAGTCCGAGCAACATTTGGTGCACAATGGAAGACCAACTTTACAGGAAGTTCATCTTAATAAAGGCAGTAACGTGCCGAATGCTAGGCCTTTCGCAATAAACCCAGTAGAATTCAATGATTGTCTTCATGTGAAGGGTTCGGTACCCGACAATTTAGGCGAAGCTTCACAGGAACCAAACGGCAATGCAGCACGTCAGGCATGCGGTCCAATTGATGAAGGAGTTACTACACAATTTGATAGTGTTGAAAACAGTCAAAGTGGTATTGCTAAAGAGTGTGACTGTTCTATTCCATGCATTGGCTCCTGTAAGCGTTCACAAGGTCTAGGGACGCAGTcacatgaaaatgaaacgataggGAACTTCAATCAGGTGTTGATGAATGAAAACCAGAGACATGGTGGTGAAGTCAGTGGTTTTAGCCAAAACACCGCTTTACGTGAAAACAAAGCACAATTAAACCATCTCGATGAGTACATTCAGTCCTCAGAAGGATTACTAGAGATT ATATCGACATTGACTGATGCTTTACCTCAACTGAAAACAGCCATg gaagagaaagagggatCGTTGGATCAAATCATGAAAGTTGTTGCGTCAATGAAAACAACATTAACAGACTGTGTCAGTGCATTGGAGAATATGTGTGATACCACCGCATCGTATTCCAAATGTGTGAAACATGTTAAAGAGCAAAAACTCAAGAAAAATGATACTATAGAG AAACATGTGAAGATAGTTGAGGAATCATTTTCTAAAAGTGCCacttttaaacaaacattatgcGTTGTTAACGATATGATTGAAGAAGTTGAAAAGCAAAATGATCTTGTGCAAAGTCGACTATCACATTTGGAGAAGGATGTGACGCGTGAAGCAACAAAGCCTTGCAACACGCTAGTTCTTACCGACAGTGGGAGagatttacaaaattatcgGACTCAGGCTCAAGAAGATCATTTTTATGCTCAAAAGCATGTAGAAGAACTCTTAGAACGTTTGAAGCTGAAAAGTATACCGAAATGTATAGGTTGTCGTGGttacgaagaaaaaacaaacccaaggaaacaaaaaaaaaagtgtgttAGTTATCCTGATATAACACGCTCGTTTCACAAGAACATTACCGAACAGTTTAGTACCAGTTTGTcaaattcttcttcttgttcgaaaacaaaaaagaccagtttcaaaaaaaagaaaccttcccaattaaatatcgtttacTCACCTTCACCTTCACTTTACGAACAAgatcaatttcaaaataaagtgGAACGAACAAATGGGCCGAATAACTTAAGCTCAAGTGATTCATCTCTTTCAGTAACACAGTCCCAATGTCCATATTATTTGAGTGTCGGGAGTCACAACTTGCCATCTAACATTGTTTCTGTACCCTCTCCACCAGCATTACCACAACAACAAATAAGTGTAATTGaagacaattttgaaaaagaaaaattgtcaaGAGAGCATTTTtcagacgaaaaaaaaaatattgattattctttaaaagatGCAAACAGACCAGAACAATACTTAGAGAAGCCACCAATGGGAGAGCATTTTTTGATAGATCCAAACATGCGGGAAGGATCTTtagaaaagtttaaattaagaGACCAGTCTTTAGTAGAGCAATCACAAGgagaacatttttcaacacaGGCACCGGTAAATGGGTCATcttgtaaaaacaaaatttcgagACAACGGTCTGCTACAGAAGACTGTGCTTCTTTTCATAAAAGTTCTTCGCCCTCCTCGAGTCAATCCTTGCAAGGACCGGAACTCGAAGCTTCATGTCCAATACAGAATCAATCGCTACAACCACTTGAAACACCAATGCTTCGGTCGACTTCTTCTTGTTGTGTTGCAGGCAAATCAGCAGCCGATTTATTTCAAGACGTTGAAGACGAATTTGACTCCCTTTTCACAAATTATTAA
- the LOC128883520 gene encoding uncharacterized protein LOC128883520 — MEYEIVEICGQRYKSLPEKWVIYQNNLFDIERYILSGNHPGGNAILEEALHGDITEMFESIGHSSSAEQQLLSFKIEPISVDKNLDTTKSEVGTSTTDGVDLPDKPTSNSVDSLDKPTSNSVDSLDKPTANSVVLPDKPSNNGTVVTFQETVSENGKLIKKKTTTTTTTTTTTTTTTITTVEEVDEIVSEKEKNKEKLILSISDLLDLQKPLIPQIYHLTRDEFDYLTSNYICSPTIYTFFPYKYLEIFSRTQWWVIPLIWYPVSAILTYFAHQTYQSSIASTIEHLFLGFFLWTLCEYLIHRFIFHFPEAKLPDLKVIRLIYFTIHGVHHTFPMDPLRLVVPPVLFIFLASLIYTPCRLILPSHFVHKVLPGVILGYITYDMIHFWTHHSSYLEKFQLFRYLKSYHMKHHFKYPSKGFGVSSPFWDHVFQTQLT, encoded by the exons atgGAATATGAAATTGTCGAAATATGTGGCCAGCGATACAAATCTCTCCCAGAAAAATGGgtcatttatcaaaataatcttTTTGACATTGAACGGTATATCTTATCTGGAAATCATCCTGGAGGTAATGCTATATTAGAAGAGGCTTTACACGGAGATATAACGGAAATGTTTGAATCTATTGGTCATTCATCATCAGCTGAACAACAGTTACTTAGTTTTAAAATCGAGCCAATTTCGGTTGATAAGAACCTCGATACAACAAAAAGCGAGGTGGGTACCTCAACAACTGATGGTGTCGATCTACCCGACAAGCCTACGTCCAACAGTGTCGACTCACTCGACAAGCCTACGTCCAACAGTGTCGACTCACTCGACAAGCCTACGGCCAACAGTGTCGTTTTACCCGACAAGCCATCTAACAACGGCACAGTAGTGACATTTCAAGAAACAGTATCAGAAAACGggaaacttattaaaaaaaaaacgacgacAACAACAACTACCACAACCACTACGACAACAACTACAATAACGACAGTGGAAGAAGTGGATGAGATTGTTTCAGAGAAGgagaagaataaagaaaaattaattttaagcatATCAGACCTTCTGGATCTGCAAAAACCTTTGATTCCTCAGATTTATCATTTAACACGTGACGAATTTGACTATCTTACCAGTAATTATATTTGCAGTCCAactatttatacattttttccttaTAAATACTTGGAAATTTTTTCTCGAACTCAATGGTGGGTGATTCCCCTTATTTGGTATCCCGTTTCGGCAATATTAACGTATTTCGCTCATCAAACTTATCAAAGCTCAATCGCTTCAACAATCGAACATCTTTTTTTAGGTTTTTTTCTTTGGACATTGTGTGAATATTTGATTCAcagatttatatttcatttcccaGAAGCAAAATTGCCAGATCTAAAAGTTatacgattaatttattttaccattCATGGTGTACATCATACATTTCCTATGGACCCTTTACGATTAGTTGTTCCAcccgttttatttatttttctagccTCACTTATTTATACTCCATGTCGTCTAATTCTTCCTAGTCATTTCGTTCACAAAGTTCTACCAG GTGTTATTCTTGGATATATTACATACGATATGATTCATTTTTGGACTCATCATTCAAGTTATCTTGAAAAGTTTCAACTGTTCCGTTATTTAAAATC GTATCATATGAAgcatcattttaaatatccgTCTAAAGGTTTCGGTGTGTCGAGTCCGTTCTGGGACCATGTGTTTCAAACACAACTGACATAA
- the LOC128883519 gene encoding uncharacterized protein LOC128883519 isoform X2 gives MERHSSWDNLSQKDIASPCHSVKSLLQTSRTNLSPYQTSSQIFTMLDSKKCTDTHQRHQLPDWMKDLRRQEKLLSQKRRITNEKPVMNLVRRVNDTEPSETCLKTTQDNLVKNLEAQEETYSNTTTLTLEPFPPTFPKDGAEIKSEQHLVHNGRPTLQEVHLNKGSNVPNARPFAINPVEFNDCLHVKGSVPDNLGEASQEPNGNAARQACGPIDEGVTTQFDSVENSQSGIAKECDCSIPCIGSCKRSQGLGTQSHENETIGNFNQVLMNENQRHGGEVSGFSQNTALRENKAQLNHLDEYIQSSEGLLEIISTLTDALPQLKTAMEEKEGSLDQIMKVVASMKTTLTDCVSALENMCDTTASYSKCVKHVKEQKLKKNDTIEKHVKIVEESFSKSATFKQTLCVVNDMIEEVEKQNDLVQSRLSHLEKDVTREATKPCNTLVLTDSGRDLQNYRTQAQEDHFYAQKHVEELLERLKLKSIPKCIGCRGYEEKTNPRKQKKKCVSYPDITRSFHKNITEQFSTSLSNSSSCSKTKKTSFKKKKPSQLNIVYSPSPSLYEQDQFQNKVERTNGPNNLSSSDSSLSVTQSQCPYYLSVGSHNLPSNIVSVPSPPALPQQQISVIEDNFEKEKLSREHFSDEKKNIDYSLKDANRPEQYLEKPPMGEHFLIDPNMREGSLEKFKLRDQSLVEQSQGEHFSTQAPVNGSSCKNKISRQRSATEDCASFHKSSSPSSSQSLQGPELEASCPIQNQSLQPLETPMLRSTSSCCVAGKSAADLFQDVEDEFDSLFTNY, from the exons ATGGAAAGACATAGTTCATGGGATAATTTGTCTCAAAAAGACATAGCATCTCCTTGCCACTCAGTCAAATCGTTACTTCAAACATCCCGAACGAATTTATCACCTTATCAAACCTCATCTCAGATTTTTACCATGCTGGATTCTAAAAAATGTACCGATACTCATCAAAGACATCAGTTACCTGATTGGATGAAAGATTTGAGGCgtcaagaaaaattattaagtcAAAAAAGACGTATTACAAATGAGAAACCAGTCATGAATCTTGTACGTCGTGTGAATGATACAGAGCCCTCTGAAACATGTTTGAAAACGACTCAGGATAATCTCGTTAAGAATTTAGAGGCGCAGGAAGAAACGTATAGTAACACGACAACACTTACCCTAGAGCCCTTTCCTCCAACGTTTCCTAAGGATGGAGCTGAGATCAAGTCCGAGCAACATTTGGTGCACAATGGAAGACCAACTTTACAGGAAGTTCATCTTAATAAAGGCAGTAACGTGCCGAATGCTAGGCCTTTCGCAATAAACCCAGTAGAATTCAATGATTGTCTTCATGTGAAGGGTTCGGTACCCGACAATTTAGGCGAAGCTTCACAGGAACCAAACGGCAATGCAGCACGTCAGGCATGCGGTCCAATTGATGAAGGAGTTACTACACAATTTGATAGTGTTGAAAACAGTCAAAGTGGTATTGCTAAAGAGTGTGACTGTTCTATTCCATGCATTGGCTCCTGTAAGCGTTCACAAGGTCTAGGGACGCAGTcacatgaaaatgaaacgataggGAACTTCAATCAGGTGTTGATGAATGAAAACCAGAGACATGGTGGTGAAGTCAGTGGTTTTAGCCAAAACACCGCTTTACGTGAAAACAAAGCACAATTAAACCATCTCGATGAGTACATTCAGTCCTCAGAAGGATTACTAGAGATT ATATCGACATTGACTGATGCTTTACCTCAACTGAAAACAGCCATg gaagagaaagagggatCGTTGGATCAAATCATGAAAGTTGTTGCGTCAATGAAAACAACATTAACAGACTGTGTCAGTGCATTGGAGAATATGTGTGATACCACCGCATCGTATTCCAAATGTGTGAAACATGTTAAAGAGCAAAAACTCAAGAAAAATGATACTATAGAG AAACATGTGAAGATAGTTGAGGAATCATTTTCTAAAAGTGCCacttttaaacaaacattatgcGTTGTTAACGATATGATTGAAGAAGTTGAAAAGCAAAATGATCTTGTGCAAAGTCGACTATCACATTTGGAGAAGGATGTGACGCGTGAAGCAACAAAGCCTTGCAACACGCTAGTTCTTACCGACAGTGGGAGagatttacaaaattatcgGACTCAGGCTCAAGAAGATCATTTTTATGCTCAAAAGCATGTAGAAGAACTCTTAGAACGTTTGAAGCTGAAAAGTATACCGAAATGTATAGGTTGTCGTGGttacgaagaaaaaacaaacccaaggaaacaaaaaaaaaagtgtgttAGTTATCCTGATATAACACGCTCGTTTCACAAGAACATTACCGAACAGTTTAGTACCAGTTTGTcaaattcttcttcttgttcgaaaacaaaaaagaccagtttcaaaaaaaagaaaccttcccaattaaatatcgtttacTCACCTTCACCTTCACTTTACGAACAAgatcaatttcaaaataaagtgGAACGAACAAATGGGCCGAATAACTTAAGCTCAAGTGATTCATCTCTTTCAGTAACACAGTCCCAATGTCCATATTATTTGAGTGTCGGGAGTCACAACTTGCCATCTAACATTGTTTCTGTACCCTCTCCACCAGCATTACCACAACAACAAATAAGTGTAATTGaagacaattttgaaaaagaaaaattgtcaaGAGAGCATTTTtcagacgaaaaaaaaaatattgattattctttaaaagatGCAAACAGACCAGAACAATACTTAGAGAAGCCACCAATGGGAGAGCATTTTTTGATAGATCCAAACATGCGGGAAGGATCTTtagaaaagtttaaattaagaGACCAGTCTTTAGTAGAGCAATCACAAGgagaacatttttcaacacaGGCACCGGTAAATGGGTCATcttgtaaaaacaaaatttcgagACAACGGTCTGCTACAGAAGACTGTGCTTCTTTTCATAAAAGTTCTTCGCCCTCCTCGAGTCAATCCTTGCAAGGACCGGAACTCGAAGCTTCATGTCCAATACAGAATCAATCGCTACAACCACTTGAAACACCAATGCTTCGGTCGACTTCTTCTTGTTGTGTTGCAGGCAAATCAGCAGCCGATTTATTTCAAGACGTTGAAGACGAATTTGACTCCCTTTTCACAAATTATTAA